A window of Vigna unguiculata cultivar IT97K-499-35 chromosome 4, ASM411807v1, whole genome shotgun sequence contains these coding sequences:
- the LOC114181975 gene encoding BAG family molecular chaperone regulator 3-like: MMRMRNSSGSNNHKTNGLSSIMNAGGSAACRSEPGSKEWEMRPGGMLVQMRTADSDRNPVLVPTIRVRVKYGSIYHEVNISSQATFGELKKMLSGSTGLHHEDQKLFYKDKERDSKAFLDMVGVKDKSKIVLVEDPISQEKRLLERRKNAKMEKAAKSISEISLEVDRLAGRVSAFESIISKGGKVVETDVLNLIELLMNQLLKLDGIMADGDVKLQRKMQVKRVQKYVETLDLLKVKNSVPSSNGDHAAVQPQQQKHSNGQRFGAAVTEKHQKHSNGHNRLALAPIQEQQQEQPRNSNENSLALYQEQQQQQHHHQTSRNSTSEVVVTTNWELFDSAPPLIPVQSTSPPQQPPSVTHNSGPPKFNWEFFN; encoded by the exons ATGATGAGGATGAGGAACAGTAGTGGTAGCAACAATCACAAGACGAATGGTCTTTCTTCCATCATGAATGCAGGAGGTTCAGCTGCTTGTAGATCTGAGCCTGGTTCAAAGGAATGGGAGATGAGACCTGGTGGAATGCTGGTTCAGATGAGAACCGCTGATTCGGATCGGAACCCAGTTCTTGTTCCCACAATTAGAGTTAGGGTCAAGTATGGTTCAATTTACCATGAAGTCAACATTAGTTCTCAAGCTACATTTG GGGAGTTGAAGAAGATGTTGTCAGGATCAACTGGGTTACACCATGAAGACCAAAAGCTGTTTTACAAAGACAAGGAGAGGGATTCAAAGGCTTTTCTTGACATGGTTGGGGTGAAGGATAAATCCAAGATAGTGCTTGTTGAAGACCCTATTAGTCAAGAGAAGAGGTTGttagagagaaggaagaatgctAAGATGGAGAAAGCTGCAAAATCAATCTCAGAAATCAGCTTGGAAGTAGATAGGCTCGCAGGGAGG GTATCAGCCTTTGAGTCAATCATTAGCAAAGGTGGGAAAGTTGTGGAAACAGATGTTCTGAATCTGATTGAGTTGTTGATGAATCAATTGCTTAAATTGGACGGTATAATGGCTGATGGGGATGTGAAATTGCAGAGGAAAATGCAG GTAAAAAGAGTTCAAAAGTATGTTGAAACTCTTGATCTGCTGAAGGTTAAGAATTCTGTGCCTAGCAGCAATGGAGACCATGCTGCAGTGCAGCCTCAACAACAGAAGCATTCAAATGGACAGAGATTTGGAGCTGCTGTTACAGAGAAACATCAAAAGCATTCAAATGGACATAATAGGTTAGCCTTAGCACCAATTCAAGAGCAGCAACAAGAACAACCTAGGAACTCAAATGAGAATTCTCTAGCACTTTACCaggaacaacaacaacaacaacaccaccACCAAACCTCAAGGAATTCGACCTCAGAAGTTGTAGTTACCACAAACTGGGAGTTGTTTGATTCTGCCCCACCATTAATCCCTGTGCAGTCCACATCCCCACCACAACAACCCCCCTCAGTGACTCATAATTCAGGTCCTCCAAAGTTCAATTGGGAATTCTTCAACTGA